One Candidatus Culexarchaeum yellowstonense genomic region harbors:
- a CDS encoding HD domain-containing protein: protein MDLHSLVKVVEGKVLEIYLSNKGNYPSSHDFLHVKRVLNNALMIADVMGLSEHDKLLLTLACLLHDISIPIFGVKEDHAVKSAEYAKSMLLDLGFESADIEIVCNAIRVHSWSSGLTSMDTVSMILQDADRLDALGVIGFSRMMIYGDFAGRVMYFEPEFLPRFRDIDDAHYTIDHVFSKLIHLPAHMNTDVGRRIALDRLKTLLWLIKILSLEIKGLS, encoded by the coding sequence TTGGATTTACATAGTTTAGTTAAAGTTGTTGAGGGTAAGGTTTTGGAGATATATTTGAGCAATAAGGGGAATTACCCATCTTCACATGATTTCCTACATGTTAAACGTGTATTGAATAATGCTTTAATGATAGCTGATGTGATGGGTTTATCTGAGCATGATAAGCTTTTATTAACTCTAGCATGTTTACTGCATGATATTTCCATACCCATATTTGGTGTTAAGGAGGATCATGCGGTTAAATCTGCTGAATATGCAAAATCCATGTTGTTAGATTTAGGTTTTGAATCCGCTGATATTGAGATTGTATGTAATGCCATTCGTGTACATAGTTGGAGTTCCGGTTTAACCTCCATGGATACAGTTTCCATGATTCTCCAGGATGCTGATAGACTTGATGCCCTTGGCGTTATAGGTTTCTCTAGGATGATGATCTATGGGGATTTTGCTGGTAGGGTGATGTACTTTGAACCTGAATTTCTCCCTAGATTTAGAGATATTGATGATGCCCACTACACCATTGATCATGTATTCTCAAAGCTTATACATTTACCAGCCCACATGAATACAGATGTGGGGAGGAGGATTGCATTGGATAGGTTGAAGACATTATTGTGGTTGATTAAAATTCTAAGTCTTGAAATCAAAGGGTTAAGCTAA
- a CDS encoding M42 family metallopeptidase codes for MYKLSEESLNFLKEILEEFGPSGFEDRVLKRIKDKMGKYADKVVKDNLNSLLFIKRGLKDRPKILVAGHVDEVGFVVTSITKEGYLTFTNLGGWFDQVLLAQKVIVMTGNGPVLGVIASKPPHLLTPEERQKVVTMRQMYIDVGATSEEEAKNMGIRIGDPVAPYPTFQISNSGKTIFAKAFDDRIGAFIAMEALKYIKENNIEHPNTYYAAATVQEEVGLRGAETVRWVADHDLAIVTEVDIAGDVPGISPGEAQSKLGKGPTIVAFDSSMIPNQKLKEFVIKVAEEAKIPYQLTVVRGGTDAGRLHMYKEGRPSIVIGVPTRHIHSHVGVVHKDDVENAVRLVIELIKRLDEATVKSFTEL; via the coding sequence ACAAACTAAGTGAAGAAAGCCTAAACTTCTTAAAGGAGATTCTAGAAGAATTTGGACCTTCAGGATTTGAGGATAGAGTGTTGAAGAGAATAAAGGATAAAATGGGGAAGTATGCAGATAAAGTGGTAAAGGACAATTTGAATTCACTACTATTCATAAAGAGGGGGTTAAAGGATCGCCCAAAAATCTTGGTTGCGGGACATGTGGATGAAGTTGGATTCGTAGTGACATCAATAACTAAGGAGGGATACCTGACATTCACAAACCTTGGAGGATGGTTTGACCAAGTATTACTGGCACAAAAAGTTATAGTGATGACTGGAAATGGGCCTGTACTGGGAGTAATAGCATCAAAACCACCACATCTACTAACACCAGAGGAAAGGCAGAAGGTTGTAACCATGAGGCAAATGTACATCGACGTGGGAGCCACATCAGAAGAGGAAGCCAAGAATATGGGGATAAGGATTGGAGACCCCGTAGCTCCATACCCAACATTCCAAATATCAAACAGTGGAAAAACAATATTTGCAAAAGCCTTCGATGATAGGATTGGAGCATTCATAGCCATGGAAGCCCTTAAATACATAAAGGAGAATAACATTGAACACCCAAACACATACTACGCAGCAGCCACAGTGCAAGAGGAAGTTGGATTAAGGGGTGCTGAAACTGTTAGATGGGTTGCAGATCACGATCTAGCCATAGTGACAGAAGTGGATATAGCTGGAGATGTCCCAGGAATATCACCTGGAGAAGCACAATCAAAACTTGGCAAAGGACCCACAATAGTAGCCTTCGACAGCTCCATGATACCAAACCAAAAACTAAAGGAATTCGTAATAAAAGTTGCTGAAGAAGCAAAAATACCATACCAGCTAACAGTAGTAAGAGGAGGAACTGATGCTGGAAGACTCCACATGTATAAGGAGGGTAGACCGAGCATAGTTATAGGAGTCCCCACAAGACACATACACAGCCACGTTGGAGTAGTACATAAAGATGATGTGGAAAACGCCGTGAGATTAGTAATAGAGTTAATTAAGAGATTGGATGAAGCAACAGTCAAAAGCTTCACAGAACTATAA